One genomic segment of Amycolatopsis granulosa includes these proteins:
- a CDS encoding thiamine pyrophosphate-binding protein: protein MTKTGAQHLADALLELGAEVAFGLPGVHNLPIWEALADSPLRLVGVRHEQTAGYAADGFARATGKLGVAIVTTGPGAANTIAAVGEAMASGSPVLVIATDIPAGLRRPGVVRGVLHETGDQAALFAPVTKAGFTVGAPEDLAPTVLRAARLALEPQSGPVYVGIPTDFLRHNGSRGPDPEPTETFPALSVGDLDAARHMLAMASKPLIWAGGGAVRAEAGPVIGQLAETLAAPVITTFAARGLLPPAHPCAAPNPVHAPEVGALWDEADVVLGIGTDFDGLMTQNWAMPQPPKLIVINVDPKDAAKNYPPDITLVGDARDVVPQLLRGLPARPGLGELTERLQRISDQVRRRVRREEPQAADFLRTLEETLPERAMLVADMCIAGYWAGGFHRVAAPHRFAYPMGWGTLGFGFPAALGAAAAGTGRVICISGDGGFLYGCGDLATLAQESLPVTVIVVDDGGYGMLRFDQDREGLPHRGVDLHTPDFVGLARSFGVDAGRVDGFGRAFRRLLGEFVRSTEPNVLVVRASLKPPVNTSPRWYRTSKPGR, encoded by the coding sequence GTGACGAAGACCGGCGCCCAGCACCTCGCGGACGCGCTGCTCGAACTCGGGGCCGAGGTCGCGTTCGGTCTTCCGGGCGTGCACAACCTGCCGATCTGGGAGGCGCTGGCGGACAGCCCGCTGCGGCTGGTCGGCGTCCGGCACGAGCAGACCGCCGGATACGCGGCGGACGGGTTCGCGCGCGCGACCGGCAAGCTCGGGGTCGCGATCGTGACGACGGGCCCGGGCGCGGCGAACACGATCGCCGCGGTCGGCGAGGCGATGGCGTCCGGGTCGCCGGTGCTCGTCATCGCGACCGACATCCCGGCCGGGCTGCGACGGCCCGGTGTGGTGCGTGGCGTGCTGCACGAGACCGGTGACCAGGCCGCCTTGTTCGCGCCGGTGACGAAGGCGGGGTTCACCGTGGGTGCGCCGGAGGACCTGGCGCCGACGGTCCTGCGGGCCGCCCGGCTGGCGCTGGAGCCGCAGAGCGGGCCGGTGTACGTCGGGATACCGACGGATTTCCTGCGGCACAACGGTTCCCGCGGGCCGGACCCGGAGCCGACCGAAACGTTCCCGGCCCTGTCCGTCGGGGACCTGGACGCGGCCCGGCACATGCTGGCGATGGCCTCGAAACCGTTGATCTGGGCCGGCGGTGGCGCGGTGCGCGCCGAGGCCGGGCCGGTGATCGGGCAGCTGGCGGAGACGCTCGCCGCACCGGTGATCACGACGTTCGCCGCGCGTGGCCTGCTGCCGCCCGCGCACCCGTGCGCCGCACCCAACCCGGTGCACGCACCGGAGGTCGGTGCGCTCTGGGACGAGGCCGACGTGGTGCTGGGTATCGGCACCGACTTCGACGGGCTGATGACGCAGAACTGGGCGATGCCCCAGCCGCCGAAGCTGATCGTGATCAACGTGGATCCGAAGGACGCGGCCAAGAACTACCCGCCGGACATCACGCTCGTCGGCGACGCGCGGGACGTGGTGCCCCAGTTGCTGCGGGGGCTGCCGGCGCGGCCCGGGCTGGGCGAACTCACCGAACGGCTGCAGCGGATCTCCGATCAGGTTCGCCGCCGGGTCCGCCGCGAGGAGCCGCAGGCCGCGGATTTCCTGCGCACGCTGGAGGAAACCCTGCCCGAGCGGGCGATGCTGGTGGCCGACATGTGCATCGCCGGCTACTGGGCCGGCGGGTTCCACCGGGTGGCGGCACCGCACCGCTTCGCGTACCCCATGGGCTGGGGCACGCTCGGGTTCGGCTTCCCGGCCGCCCTGGGCGCGGCGGCCGCGGGGACGGGCCGGGTGATCTGCATCAGCGGCGACGGCGGTTTCCTGTACGGCTGCGGCGATCTGGCCACGCTGGCGCAGGAGTCCTTGCCGGTCACGGTCATCGTCGTGGACGACGGCGGTTACGGCATGTTGCGGTTCGACCAGGACCGGGAGGGCCTGCCGCACCGCGGGGTCGATCTGCACACGCCCGATTTCGTCGGTTTGGCGCGATCGTTCGGCGTCGACGCCGGCCGGGTGGACGGGTTCGGCCGCGCGTTCCGGCGGCTGCTGGGCGAGTTCGTGCGGAGCACCGAGCCGAACGTCCTCGTGGTGCGCGCGTCGCTGAAGCCTCCGGTGAACACCTCCCCTCGCTGGTACCGGACGTCGAAGCCCGGCCGGTAG
- a CDS encoding GntR family transcriptional regulator produces MALTELEPVSRESTAAIIARQLREAIMNGTFAPGTQLGETELAGRFQVSRGPLREAMQRLVSEGLLRSERHRGLFVIDLEPDDVHDIYSARFAIERAALIRVLRIGEAESVAARLLEAVEDMASAADADEVSAADVRFHEELVAASGSRRLGRMARTLLIETRMCLSALHRTYATNEERVTEHKRIAEAIGAADEEQAVSLLEAHMEDAVQRLAPGTSLYA; encoded by the coding sequence ATGGCCCTGACCGAGCTCGAACCGGTGAGCCGGGAGTCGACCGCGGCGATCATCGCGCGGCAGCTCCGCGAGGCGATCATGAACGGCACGTTCGCGCCCGGCACGCAGCTGGGTGAGACCGAGCTGGCCGGCCGGTTCCAGGTGTCCCGCGGGCCGCTGCGCGAGGCGATGCAGCGGCTGGTGTCGGAGGGCCTGCTGCGCAGCGAGCGGCACCGCGGACTGTTCGTGATCGACCTGGAACCCGACGACGTGCACGACATCTACTCGGCGCGGTTCGCGATCGAACGGGCCGCGCTGATCCGGGTGCTGCGCATCGGCGAAGCGGAATCGGTGGCCGCGCGGCTGCTGGAGGCGGTCGAGGACATGGCCTCCGCCGCCGACGCGGACGAGGTGTCCGCGGCCGACGTCCGCTTCCACGAGGAGCTGGTGGCGGCGTCCGGCAGCAGGCGGCTCGGCCGGATGGCCCGCACGCTGCTGATCGAGACGCGGATGTGCCTGTCCGCGCTGCACCGGACGTACGCCACCAACGAGGAGCGGGTGACCGAGCACAAGCGCATCGCGGAAGCGATCGGCGCCGCCGACGAGGAACAGGCGGTGTCCCTGCTGGAGGCACACATGGAGGACGCGGTGCAGCGGCTCGCCCCGGGAACCAGCCTGTACGCCTGA
- a CDS encoding maleate cis-trans isomerase family protein, translated as MTTVGFIYPDHAAEDDYPFAEGLLGEKIALPVEHIYGTDLHAVPELLDLGSEQRLAEGARLLTGHEPDAVVWACTSGSFVYRWQGAHEQVEKLAAAAGKPASSTSFAFVRAARALGLKRVSVAASYPDDVAKLFVEFLAAGGIEVVAMASEGIDTAAEVGRLTPEAVVELAVAHDHPAADAVLVPDTAMRTLGVLTAIEERLGKPVLTANQVTIWEGLRLTGRVPRCEQLGRLFAESR; from the coding sequence ATGACGACCGTCGGCTTCATCTACCCGGACCACGCCGCGGAGGACGACTACCCCTTCGCCGAGGGACTGCTGGGCGAGAAGATCGCGCTGCCGGTCGAGCACATCTACGGCACCGACCTGCACGCCGTGCCCGAGCTGCTCGACCTGGGCAGCGAGCAGCGGCTCGCGGAAGGCGCCCGGTTGCTAACCGGGCACGAGCCGGACGCGGTGGTCTGGGCCTGCACCAGCGGCAGCTTCGTGTACCGCTGGCAAGGTGCGCACGAGCAGGTGGAGAAGCTGGCGGCGGCCGCGGGCAAGCCCGCGTCGAGCACCTCGTTCGCGTTCGTCCGGGCCGCGCGGGCACTCGGCCTGAAGCGGGTGTCGGTGGCCGCGAGCTACCCGGACGACGTGGCGAAGCTGTTCGTGGAGTTCCTCGCCGCGGGTGGGATCGAGGTGGTCGCGATGGCGAGCGAGGGCATCGACACCGCCGCCGAGGTGGGCCGGCTGACGCCGGAGGCGGTGGTCGAGCTGGCCGTCGCACACGACCATCCCGCCGCCGACGCCGTGCTGGTGCCCGACACCGCGATGCGCACGCTCGGTGTGCTGACCGCGATCGAGGAGCGGCTGGGCAAGCCCGTGCTCACCGCGAACCAGGTGACGATCTGGGAAGGGCTCCGGCTGACCGGCCGGGTGCCCCGGTGCGAACAGCTGGGCAGACTGTTCGCGGAAAGCAGGTGA
- a CDS encoding alpha/beta fold hydrolase, with amino-acid sequence MMDYLSIPTAAGTFDAIAAGPTDGRPVLLLHGFPEAAVSWEHQVAVLGDRGFRAVAPDQRGYSPGVRPEQATEYGMDELVGDVLAIAGSLGWSRFDLVGHDWGGAVAWWTASEHPGRLRTLTVVSTPHPGALGHALRVDEDQQLRSQYMRDWRSSSTERQMLANNAEALRRMFEWKVPASRVDEYIRRLSEPGALTAALNWYRANRPRAAIEKVAVPTLYVWSTEDVAFGSTAALETGNWVTGAYSFQMLEDVTHWVPEEVPEVLTALLLEHLTAFAADRA; translated from the coding sequence GTGATGGATTACCTGAGCATCCCGACCGCGGCCGGCACGTTCGACGCGATCGCGGCCGGTCCCACCGACGGCAGGCCCGTGTTGCTGCTGCACGGGTTTCCCGAAGCGGCGGTGTCGTGGGAGCACCAGGTCGCGGTGCTGGGCGACCGGGGTTTCCGCGCGGTGGCGCCCGACCAGCGCGGGTACTCGCCGGGCGTGCGCCCGGAGCAGGCGACCGAGTACGGCATGGACGAGCTGGTGGGCGACGTCCTCGCCATCGCCGGCTCGCTGGGGTGGTCCCGGTTCGACCTGGTCGGGCACGACTGGGGCGGGGCGGTCGCGTGGTGGACGGCGTCGGAGCACCCCGGGCGGCTACGCACCCTGACGGTGGTGTCGACACCGCACCCGGGCGCGCTGGGGCACGCCCTGCGTGTGGACGAGGACCAGCAGTTGCGGTCGCAGTACATGCGGGACTGGCGCTCGAGCTCGACGGAGCGGCAGATGCTCGCGAACAACGCCGAGGCGCTGCGGCGGATGTTCGAGTGGAAGGTGCCGGCGAGCCGGGTCGACGAGTACATCCGGCGGCTGTCCGAGCCGGGAGCCCTGACCGCGGCGCTGAACTGGTACCGCGCGAACCGGCCGCGGGCCGCGATCGAGAAGGTCGCGGTGCCGACCCTGTACGTGTGGAGCACGGAGGACGTCGCGTTCGGCTCGACCGCCGCGCTGGAAACCGGGAACTGGGTCACCGGTGCCTACTCGTTCCAGATGCTGGAGGACGTGACGCACTGGGTTCCCGAGGAGGTGCCCGAGGTCCTGACCGCACTACTGCTGGAACACCTGACCGCGTTCGCCGCGGACCGCGCTTGA
- a CDS encoding DUF2795 domain-containing protein encodes MSAPNPIQMQKFLSGVDYPCTRDELVQHAQSQGAPDDVLGHLRQLPDREYDGPNAVSAEFSRT; translated from the coding sequence ATGTCGGCCCCGAATCCGATTCAGATGCAGAAGTTCCTGTCGGGTGTGGACTACCCGTGCACACGGGACGAGCTCGTGCAGCACGCGCAGAGCCAGGGCGCGCCGGATGACGTGCTGGGCCACCTGCGCCAGCTGCCGGACCGCGAGTACGACGGCCCCAACGCGGTGAGCGCCGAGTTCTCCCGCACCTGA
- a CDS encoding aldo/keto reductase — protein sequence MRRTTLGKSGLDVSRISFGTWQLGGDWGSFDEDAAIQAIRHARELGVNFFDTAQAYGFGKSEAILGRALRDELRRDRDSLVIATKGGINPGSDRPRDARRDWLRKGVEESLRHLDLDHIDLYQVHWPDPDTPAEETAAALQELVDEGKIRHVGVSNYDTEQLAAFDRTRPVETLQPPYHLFRRAIEQDPLPYCREHDIGVLVYSPLGSGLLTGALTPHTTFEDGDWRAHSSAFQGTNLQKNLEVVEQLKNLAAEKGATVSQLAIAWTLHQPGVHVAIVGARRAKNIEDSVAAADLDLTPEDLTRIEEITSYGIQVEGASPEGVA from the coding sequence ATGCGCAGAACGACTTTGGGCAAGAGCGGACTGGACGTCTCCCGGATCTCGTTCGGGACCTGGCAGCTCGGCGGTGACTGGGGCTCCTTCGACGAGGACGCCGCCATCCAGGCCATCCGGCACGCGCGTGAGCTGGGTGTCAACTTCTTCGACACCGCCCAGGCGTACGGCTTCGGCAAGTCCGAGGCCATCCTCGGCCGTGCCCTGCGTGATGAGCTGAGGCGCGACCGCGACAGCCTGGTGATCGCCACCAAGGGCGGGATCAACCCGGGCAGCGACCGGCCCCGCGACGCGCGCCGTGACTGGCTGCGCAAGGGCGTCGAGGAGAGCCTGCGTCACCTGGACCTCGACCACATCGACCTGTACCAGGTGCACTGGCCCGACCCGGACACCCCGGCGGAGGAAACCGCGGCAGCGCTGCAGGAACTCGTCGACGAGGGCAAGATCCGGCACGTCGGTGTCTCCAACTACGACACCGAGCAGCTCGCCGCGTTCGACCGGACCCGTCCGGTGGAGACCCTGCAGCCGCCGTACCACCTGTTCCGCCGCGCGATCGAGCAGGACCCGCTGCCGTACTGCCGCGAGCACGACATCGGCGTCCTCGTCTACAGCCCGCTCGGCAGCGGCTTGCTCACCGGCGCGCTCACCCCGCACACCACGTTCGAGGACGGTGACTGGCGGGCGCACTCCAGCGCCTTCCAGGGTACGAACCTGCAGAAGAACCTCGAGGTCGTCGAGCAGCTGAAGAACCTCGCGGCCGAGAAGGGCGCCACCGTGAGCCAGCTCGCCATCGCCTGGACGCTGCACCAGCCGGGCGTCCACGTGGCGATCGTCGGCGCGCGCCGGGCGAAGAACATCGAGGACAGCGTTGCCGCCGCGGACCTCGATCTCACGCCCGAGGACCTGACCCGCATCGAGGAGATCACCTCGTACGGCATCCAGGTCGAGGGTGCCAGCCCGGAGGGCGTCGCCTGA
- a CDS encoding amidase, which yields MSTLLTASELVAAYSTGEISPVEATEAALRSIEERDGECNAFCLVDPEVAREAAKASETRWREGNPIGSLDGVPASIKDMFLTQGWPTLRGSACIDRDQPWEEDSPVTARLRENGLVLLGKTTTPELGWKGVTDNPLTGVTRNPWDPAKTPGGSSGGSAAAVAAGMGELSVGTDGGGSVRIPASFCGIVGLKPTYGRIPMWPASPFGALSHAGSMARSVSDVALLLDVLALPDHRDPTALEPPVGAYREAVRRDVRGLYAAFSPTLGWARVDPEVRRIVTSAVAALDEAGLRVEETDPGFGDPREAFDVLWSTGAAQWLDTFPAGSDAKIDPGLRRLWEQGKTYSASDYLAASAERASLGIRMGEFHTRFDVLITPTVAVQPFDAGFDVPPGSGMSGWPEWTPFTYPFNMTQQPAISVPAGFTDGGLPVGLQIVGPRHSDDLVLAVARLVEELLPWPTDRPAGR from the coding sequence ATGAGCACCCTGTTGACGGCGAGTGAGCTGGTCGCCGCGTACTCGACCGGCGAGATCAGCCCGGTCGAGGCGACCGAGGCCGCGCTGCGCTCGATCGAGGAGCGGGACGGGGAGTGCAACGCGTTCTGCCTGGTGGACCCGGAGGTCGCGCGCGAGGCCGCGAAGGCGTCGGAGACCCGGTGGCGCGAGGGCAACCCGATCGGCTCGCTGGACGGGGTGCCGGCCTCGATCAAGGACATGTTCCTGACCCAGGGCTGGCCGACCCTGCGGGGTTCGGCGTGCATCGACCGCGACCAGCCGTGGGAGGAGGACAGCCCGGTCACCGCGCGGCTGCGGGAGAACGGGCTGGTGCTGCTCGGCAAGACGACCACACCCGAGCTGGGGTGGAAGGGCGTCACGGACAACCCGCTGACCGGCGTCACCCGCAACCCGTGGGACCCGGCGAAGACACCGGGCGGGTCGAGCGGTGGCAGCGCGGCGGCGGTGGCGGCCGGGATGGGCGAGCTGTCGGTGGGCACCGACGGTGGCGGGTCCGTGCGGATCCCGGCGTCGTTCTGCGGCATCGTCGGGCTGAAACCGACCTACGGCCGCATCCCGATGTGGCCGGCCAGCCCGTTCGGCGCGCTGTCGCACGCGGGGTCGATGGCGCGGTCGGTGTCCGATGTGGCGTTGTTGCTGGACGTGCTGGCGTTGCCGGACCACCGCGACCCGACGGCGCTGGAGCCGCCGGTCGGCGCGTACCGGGAAGCAGTGCGGCGGGACGTGCGGGGGTTGTACGCGGCGTTCTCCCCGACGCTGGGATGGGCACGCGTGGACCCCGAGGTGCGGCGCATCGTCACGTCGGCGGTGGCGGCGCTCGACGAGGCCGGGTTGCGGGTCGAGGAGACGGACCCGGGGTTCGGCGATCCGCGCGAGGCGTTCGACGTGCTGTGGTCGACCGGCGCGGCCCAGTGGCTGGACACCTTCCCCGCCGGGTCGGACGCGAAGATCGACCCCGGCCTGCGGCGGTTGTGGGAGCAGGGCAAGACGTACTCGGCGTCGGACTACCTGGCGGCCAGCGCGGAGCGCGCGTCGCTGGGCATCCGAATGGGCGAGTTCCACACCCGCTTCGACGTGCTCATCACCCCGACGGTGGCCGTCCAGCCGTTCGACGCGGGCTTCGACGTCCCGCCGGGCAGCGGGATGAGCGGCTGGCCGGAGTGGACGCCCTTCACCTACCCGTTCAACATGACCCAGCAGCCGGCGATCAGTGTGCCCGCGGGGTTCACCGACGGCGGGTTGCCGGTGGGATTGCAGATCGTCGGCCCGCGGCATTCCGATGATCTGGTGCTGGCGGTCGCCCGGCTCGTCGAGGAGCTCCTCCCGTGGCCGACCGACCGGCCGGCAGGCCGCTGA
- a CDS encoding WS/DGAT/MGAT family O-acyltransferase, whose protein sequence is MPLMPFTDSMFLLVESREHPMHVGGLQLFQTPEGADHTYLRSLRDDLVKNNDVRPSFRQRPARPVNTLGYTAWARDEELDLDYHFRHSALPYPGRVRELLEATSRWHSTLLDRHRPLWEIHLVEGLEDGRFAMYSKVHHALMDGVSALRHLQGTLSDDPDDRSCPPPWGSRQLPQGKPPRNARSLLRLGTSSLKQVAGMAPAAVKVAREAFREHTLLLPMQAPKTIFNVPIGGARRFAAQSWPLKRVRAIATATGTSRNDVVLAMCSAALRDYLIEQRALPDAPLIAMVPVSMRKPADPGEASGNQIGAVLCNLGTDRSDPADRLMTIHRSMREAKRIFKELTPLQALLLSGINVAQLGISPVPGVVNNTRPPFNLVISNVPGPRKQMYWNGAKLDGIYPASVLLDGQALNITLTSNGDNLDFGITGCRRSVPHLQRILTHLDTALEELEFAAR, encoded by the coding sequence ATGCCGTTGATGCCCTTCACCGACTCGATGTTCCTGCTGGTGGAAAGCCGTGAGCACCCGATGCACGTGGGCGGGCTGCAACTGTTCCAGACCCCCGAGGGCGCCGATCACACGTACCTGCGCAGCCTGCGTGACGACCTGGTGAAGAACAACGACGTGCGGCCGTCGTTCCGGCAGCGTCCCGCCCGGCCGGTGAACACCCTGGGTTACACCGCCTGGGCGCGCGACGAGGAACTCGATCTCGATTACCACTTCCGGCATTCGGCGCTGCCCTATCCGGGCCGGGTGCGGGAACTGCTGGAAGCGACCTCGCGCTGGCACAGCACCCTGCTCGACCGGCACCGCCCGCTGTGGGAGATCCACCTGGTGGAGGGCCTGGAAGACGGCCGGTTCGCGATGTACAGCAAGGTGCACCACGCGTTGATGGACGGTGTTTCGGCGCTGCGGCACCTGCAGGGGACGCTGTCGGACGACCCGGACGACCGCAGCTGCCCGCCGCCGTGGGGCTCGCGTCAGCTGCCGCAGGGCAAGCCGCCGCGTAACGCACGGTCACTGCTGCGGCTGGGCACCAGTTCGCTGAAGCAGGTCGCGGGAATGGCGCCGGCGGCGGTGAAGGTGGCGCGGGAGGCGTTCCGGGAACACACGCTGCTGCTGCCGATGCAGGCACCGAAGACGATCTTCAACGTGCCGATCGGTGGTGCCCGCCGGTTCGCCGCGCAGTCCTGGCCGCTCAAGCGGGTGCGCGCGATCGCGACCGCCACCGGCACCTCACGCAACGACGTCGTGCTCGCGATGTGCTCCGCCGCGCTGCGCGACTACCTGATCGAGCAGCGCGCGCTGCCGGACGCGCCGCTGATCGCGATGGTGCCGGTGTCGATGCGGAAACCGGCCGACCCCGGGGAAGCCTCGGGCAACCAGATCGGCGCGGTGCTGTGCAACCTCGGCACGGACCGGTCCGATCCCGCGGACCGGCTGATGACCATCCACCGGTCGATGCGGGAGGCGAAGCGGATCTTCAAGGAGCTGACGCCGCTGCAGGCGCTGCTGCTGTCCGGGATCAACGTGGCCCAGCTGGGCATCTCCCCGGTGCCCGGCGTCGTGAACAACACGCGCCCGCCGTTCAACCTGGTGATCTCGAACGTGCCCGGGCCGCGCAAGCAAATGTACTGGAACGGCGCGAAGCTCGACGGCATCTACCCGGCGTCGGTGCTGCTCGACGGCCAGGCGCTCAACATCACGCTGACCAGCAACGGGGACAACCTGGATTTCGGGATCACCGGATGCCGCCGGTCGGTGCCGCACCTGCAGCGGATCCTGACCCATCTGGACACCGCGCTGGAGGAGCTGGAGTTCGCGGCGCGCTGA
- a CDS encoding glutathione S-transferase family protein yields the protein MTIPTDPETGEFRRSPNRFTARITAGGADGWPVEAGRYRLVVSRACPWASRALVVRRLMGLEEALSVAIADPIQDDRSWRFTLDPGGRDPVLGIGFLGEAYRAADPEYDGGISVPAIVDIPSGKLVTNDYPQITLDLDTEWGRYYRDGAPDLYPEKRRDEIDAINRVVHRDVNAAVYEAGFATKQSAYDDAYRRLFARLDELSDRLSGQRYLVGDTITEADIRLFTTLVRFDPVYHGHFKCNRNKLTEMPVLWAYARDLFQTPGFGDTVDFDHIKRHYYQVHEQVNPTRIVPNGPDLSGWAQPHGRADLGGRPFGDGTPPGPPPPEEVVPPQW from the coding sequence ATGACCATTCCGACGGACCCGGAAACCGGCGAGTTCAGGCGGTCGCCGAACCGCTTCACGGCACGGATCACCGCCGGCGGCGCGGACGGCTGGCCGGTCGAAGCGGGCCGGTACCGGCTGGTCGTCAGCCGCGCCTGTCCCTGGGCCAGCCGGGCGCTCGTCGTGCGGCGCCTGATGGGGCTGGAGGAAGCGCTCTCCGTCGCGATCGCCGATCCGATCCAGGACGATCGCAGCTGGCGGTTCACGCTCGACCCGGGTGGCCGCGATCCGGTGCTGGGCATCGGGTTCCTGGGCGAGGCGTACCGCGCGGCCGACCCGGAGTACGACGGCGGGATCAGCGTGCCGGCGATCGTCGACATCCCGAGCGGGAAGCTGGTCACCAACGACTATCCGCAGATCACGCTGGACCTGGACACCGAGTGGGGCCGTTACTACCGCGACGGCGCGCCGGATCTGTACCCGGAGAAGCGGCGCGACGAGATCGACGCGATCAACCGCGTGGTGCACCGGGACGTCAACGCCGCGGTGTACGAGGCGGGTTTCGCCACGAAGCAGTCCGCCTACGACGACGCCTACCGCCGGCTGTTCGCCCGGCTCGACGAACTGTCCGACCGGTTGTCGGGGCAGCGCTACCTGGTCGGGGACACGATCACCGAGGCCGACATCCGGCTGTTCACGACGCTGGTCCGGTTCGACCCGGTCTACCACGGGCACTTCAAGTGCAACCGGAACAAGCTGACCGAGATGCCGGTGTTGTGGGCATACGCGCGCGATCTCTTCCAGACGCCCGGTTTCGGCGACACCGTGGACTTCGACCACATCAAGCGGCACTACTACCAGGTGCACGAGCAGGTCAATCCCACGCGGATCGTGCCGAATGGTCCGGACCTCTCGGGCTGGGCGCAGCCACACGGACGTGCGGACCTCGGTGGCCGCCCGTTCGGCGACGGCACGCCACCGGGGCCGCCGCCGCCGGAGGAGGTCGTGCCACCGCAGTGGTGA
- a CDS encoding maleate cis-trans isomerase family protein has translation MDFDFPVFDGPLAQRGIGVIAPFDLALERELWRWIPVEVSLHLARTPYEPVPVSMEMAQLVSNHQHLAAATRDVLHVEPEVVAYLCTSGSFVNGVDYERSLRKAICDAGAPDAVTTSGALAEVLHLLDVQRVAVITPYDADLTRSLHDFLAELNVDTVSSDHLGLGGGIWKVSYRTIAERILGADHPDAQAIFVSCTNLPTYDVIEPLEAALGKPVLTANQLTMWACLRRMELPIVGPGQWLREVS, from the coding sequence TTGGATTTCGACTTCCCTGTCTTCGACGGGCCACTGGCACAGCGAGGCATCGGAGTCATCGCCCCCTTCGATCTGGCGCTCGAGCGCGAGCTCTGGCGATGGATCCCGGTGGAGGTGTCGCTGCACCTGGCCCGCACCCCCTACGAGCCGGTGCCGGTGAGCATGGAGATGGCCCAGCTGGTCAGCAACCACCAGCACCTGGCGGCCGCGACCCGCGACGTCCTGCACGTCGAGCCGGAGGTGGTCGCCTACCTGTGCACCTCGGGCAGCTTCGTCAACGGCGTCGACTACGAACGGTCGCTGCGCAAGGCGATCTGCGACGCCGGCGCGCCGGACGCGGTCACGACCTCGGGCGCGCTGGCCGAGGTGCTGCACCTGCTGGACGTCCAGCGGGTCGCGGTGATCACCCCGTACGACGCGGACCTGACCCGGAGCCTGCACGACTTCCTCGCCGAGCTGAACGTGGACACCGTCTCCAGCGACCACCTCGGGCTCGGCGGCGGGATCTGGAAGGTCAGCTACCGGACCATCGCCGAACGGATCCTCGGCGCCGATCATCCCGACGCGCAGGCCATCTTCGTCAGCTGCACGAACCTGCCGACCTACGACGTGATCGAACCGCTGGAGGCCGCGCTGGGCAAACCGGTGCTGACCGCGAACCAGCTGACGATGTGGGCGTGCCTGCGGCGCATGGAACTGCCGATCGTCGGGCCGGGCCAGTGGCTGCGTGAAGTGTCCTGA
- a CDS encoding NAD(P)-dependent oxidoreductase, producing the protein MIGKEKPVLAVLCGDDQAGDLTGSPAMQGIEKTALVRYTGAAGLADALRDADVLFVYDFLSRAVPDAWHAANRLRWLHIASAGVDPVMFPGMRDSDVVLTNSRGVFDDSIAEYVLGVVLSFAKDLHGSLDLQRERRWQHRETERIAGRDVLIVGTGPIGRAIARMLRAAGMRVAGAGRRARTGDPDFGTVHASAALAEHLPAYDYVVAVAPLTEQTKGLFDAAAFAAMKPSARFVNVGRGELVVTGDLIEALRSGAIAGAALDVFDTEPLPAESPLWTMPGVLISPHMSGDFLGWRDTLIELFADNFHRWRTGTPLRNVVDKQLGYVPSE; encoded by the coding sequence GTGATCGGCAAGGAGAAACCGGTGCTGGCGGTGCTCTGCGGTGACGACCAGGCCGGGGACCTCACCGGATCACCGGCCATGCAGGGCATCGAAAAGACGGCCCTGGTGCGTTACACCGGTGCCGCCGGGCTCGCGGACGCGCTGCGGGACGCCGATGTCCTTTTTGTCTACGACTTCCTCTCCCGCGCGGTGCCGGACGCCTGGCACGCGGCGAACCGGTTGCGGTGGCTGCACATCGCCAGCGCCGGCGTCGATCCCGTGATGTTCCCCGGGATGCGGGACAGCGACGTGGTGCTCACCAATTCGCGGGGCGTGTTCGACGACTCCATCGCCGAGTACGTGCTGGGCGTGGTCCTGTCCTTCGCCAAGGACCTGCACGGCTCGCTCGACCTGCAGCGCGAGCGCCGCTGGCAGCACCGCGAGACCGAACGGATCGCCGGGCGGGACGTGCTGATCGTCGGCACCGGGCCGATCGGCCGCGCCATCGCGCGGATGCTCCGTGCGGCCGGGATGCGGGTCGCGGGCGCCGGCCGCCGGGCGCGGACGGGCGACCCCGACTTCGGCACCGTGCACGCCTCCGCCGCGCTGGCCGAGCACCTGCCCGCCTACGACTACGTGGTGGCCGTGGCGCCGCTGACCGAACAGACCAAGGGCCTCTTCGACGCCGCCGCCTTCGCCGCCATGAAGCCGTCCGCGCGGTTCGTCAACGTCGGCCGCGGCGAGCTGGTCGTCACCGGCGACCTCATCGAGGCGCTGCGGTCCGGCGCGATCGCCGGTGCCGCGCTGGACGTGTTCGACACCGAACCGCTGCCGGCGGAGAGTCCGCTGTGGACAATGCCGGGCGTGTTGATCTCCCCGCACATGTCGGGTGACTTCCTCGGCTGGCGCGATACCCTGATCGAGCTGTTCGCCGACAACTTCCACCGCTGGCGGACCGGCACTCCGCTTCGTAATGTCGTGGACAAGCAGCTGGGGTATGTGCCGTCGGAGTAG